A portion of the Stella humosa genome contains these proteins:
- a CDS encoding alpha/beta hydrolase — MASILSLPILSLLARPVLAALALVGCAPIDLLNAVVVTTPEERRVGLVYGDDPRQKLDVYLPPATARPAPVIVFVYGGSWTGGAREQYRFVGQELAARGYVAVLPDYRLHPKARWPAFVEDTAAAVAWTLREAGGLGGDPGRVFLMGHSAGAYNVAMVAAEAKWLAAHGVDRKAIAGLIGLAGPYDFLPLDTEATKAVFAQVSPLEATQPALVADAGTPPTLLLHGTADDTVYPRNSRRLAERLTAMGVPVEVKLYPGVTHAGIVLSLSPLSRNDPPVPDDLARFVAAARPAAQSASAVRLSAR, encoded by the coding sequence ATGGCTTCCATCCTCTCGCTGCCCATCCTGTCGCTCCTGGCCCGCCCCGTCCTCGCCGCCCTCGCACTCGTCGGCTGCGCGCCGATCGACCTGCTGAACGCCGTGGTCGTGACCACGCCCGAGGAGCGACGGGTCGGCCTCGTCTATGGCGACGACCCGCGCCAGAAGCTGGACGTCTACCTGCCGCCGGCCACGGCCCGGCCGGCCCCCGTCATCGTCTTCGTCTATGGCGGCTCATGGACCGGGGGTGCGCGCGAGCAGTACCGTTTCGTCGGCCAGGAACTGGCCGCGCGCGGCTATGTCGCCGTCCTTCCCGACTATCGCCTGCACCCCAAGGCGCGCTGGCCGGCCTTCGTCGAAGACACGGCCGCCGCAGTCGCCTGGACGCTGCGCGAGGCCGGCGGGCTGGGCGGCGACCCCGGCCGCGTGTTCCTGATGGGCCACTCGGCCGGTGCCTACAATGTCGCCATGGTCGCGGCCGAGGCGAAGTGGCTGGCCGCCCACGGGGTCGATCGCAAGGCCATCGCCGGCCTGATCGGCCTGGCCGGACCGTACGACTTCCTGCCGCTCGACACCGAGGCGACGAAGGCCGTCTTCGCCCAGGTCTCGCCGCTTGAGGCGACGCAGCCGGCGCTGGTGGCCGACGCCGGCACGCCGCCGACCCTGCTGCTGCACGGCACCGCCGACGACACCGTCTATCCCCGCAATTCGCGCCGGCTGGCCGAGCGCCTGACGGCCATGGGCGTGCCGGTGGAGGTGAAGCTCTATCCCGGCGTCACCCATGCCGGGATCGTCCTGTCGCTGTCGCCCCTGTCGCGCAACGACCCGCCCGTCCCGGACGACCTTGCGCGATTCGTGGCGGCCGCGCGGCCGGCGGCTCAGTCAGCTTCGGCCGTCAGGTTGTCGGCACGGTAG
- a CDS encoding prephenate dehydratase has protein sequence MPVTKAAAGRIAFQGQLGAYSHLACRNARPAFEPLPCGDFDDAFAAVADGQASLGMIPIDNSVAGRVADIHHLMPHSGLHIVGEHFQPVHHHLLAPPGATLSSLRQVRSHIHALPQCRAFLRRHGLEAVVAADTAGAARDVAALGDPSIGAIASSLAGEIYGLVSLAANIEDAANNTTRFVILAREPQVPGPRSGGTIITTFVFRVRSVPAALYKALGGFATNGVNMTKLESYMVQGRFEATQFYADVEGHPEERPLRLALEELQFFSRDLRILGVYPADAYRADNLTAEAD, from the coding sequence ATGCCCGTGACGAAAGCCGCTGCCGGCCGCATCGCCTTCCAGGGACAGCTCGGCGCCTATTCGCACCTTGCCTGCCGCAACGCCCGCCCGGCGTTCGAGCCGCTGCCCTGCGGCGATTTCGACGACGCCTTCGCGGCCGTGGCGGACGGCCAGGCGAGCCTGGGCATGATTCCGATCGACAATTCGGTCGCGGGCCGGGTTGCCGACATCCACCACCTGATGCCCCATTCCGGGCTGCATATCGTGGGCGAGCATTTCCAGCCGGTGCATCATCACCTGCTGGCCCCGCCGGGTGCCACGCTGTCCAGCCTGCGCCAGGTGCGCAGCCACATTCATGCCCTGCCGCAATGCCGGGCCTTCCTGCGCCGCCATGGTCTCGAAGCGGTGGTGGCCGCCGACACGGCCGGTGCGGCGCGCGATGTGGCGGCCTTGGGCGATCCCAGCATCGGCGCCATCGCCTCCTCGCTGGCGGGCGAGATCTACGGGCTGGTCTCGCTCGCCGCCAACATCGAGGATGCGGCCAACAACACCACCCGCTTCGTGATTCTGGCACGCGAGCCGCAGGTGCCGGGCCCGCGTTCCGGCGGCACGATCATCACCACTTTCGTCTTCCGCGTCCGCAGCGTTCCGGCCGCCCTCTACAAGGCGCTGGGCGGCTTTGCCACCAACGGCGTCAACATGACGAAGCTGGAAAGCTACATGGTGCAGGGCCGCTTCGAGGCGACGCAGTTCTATGCCGACGTGGAGGGCCATCCCGAGGAGCGGCCGCTGCGTCTGGCGCTGGAGGAGCTGCAGTTCTTCTCGCGCGACCTGCGCATCCTTGGCGTCTACCCGGCCGATGCCTACCGTGCCGACAACCTGACGGCCGAAGCTGACTGA
- a CDS encoding 3-deoxy-manno-octulosonate cytidylyltransferase, producing MTLPVHPIVVIPARLAATRLPDKPLADIHGEPMIVHVWRRAMEAGTGPVLVAAGDQPIVDAIERAGGHAVLTDPDLPRGSDRVWAALQAFDPAGRYDAIINVQGDLPTIDPALVRRSLDPLADPAVDITTLAAVITRPEERANPNVVKAIAAFADDRPVARALYFTRVTAPFGDGPLYHHIGLYAFRRRALERFVALPQGILERRESLEQLRALEAGMRIDVALVDTVPLGVDTAEDLERARAILAPARPR from the coding sequence GTGACCCTTCCCGTCCACCCCATCGTGGTGATTCCGGCCCGTCTGGCGGCCACGCGCCTGCCGGACAAGCCGCTGGCCGACATCCATGGCGAACCGATGATCGTCCATGTCTGGCGCCGGGCCATGGAAGCCGGGACCGGGCCGGTGCTGGTGGCGGCTGGCGACCAGCCGATCGTCGACGCGATCGAGCGCGCCGGCGGCCATGCCGTGCTGACCGATCCCGACCTGCCGCGCGGCAGCGACCGGGTGTGGGCGGCCCTCCAGGCGTTCGATCCGGCCGGCCGGTACGACGCGATCATCAATGTCCAGGGCGACCTGCCGACGATCGATCCGGCCCTGGTGCGCCGCTCGCTCGACCCGCTGGCCGACCCTGCCGTCGACATCACCACGCTGGCCGCCGTCATCACCCGGCCCGAGGAGCGCGCCAACCCCAACGTGGTGAAGGCGATCGCCGCCTTCGCCGACGACCGGCCGGTGGCGCGCGCGCTCTACTTCACCCGCGTGACCGCCCCCTTCGGCGACGGCCCGCTCTACCACCATATCGGCCTCTATGCCTTCCGCCGCCGGGCGCTGGAGCGGTTCGTGGCCCTGCCCCAGGGCATCCTGGAGCGGCGCGAAAGCCTGGAGCAGCTCCGCGCGCTGGAGGCCGGGATGCGCATCGACGTGGCCCTGGTCGACACGGTGCCGCTCGGCGTCGACACGGCCGAAGACCTCGAACGCGCGCGTGCCATCCTGGCGCCCGCCCGACCCCGCTGA
- a CDS encoding c-type cytochrome codes for MSLESNKIAAAVLMAGVIAMTSGFIAGILVHPHALKESVYKVEGVESAAAAAPAAPAVLAPVAPLLASADVAAGEAQSKKCVACHTFNQGGPNRVGPNLWDIVGAKHAHAQGFAYSDAIKSKPGDWTYEDLNAFLASPRAYAPGTKMAFAGLPKAEDRAALIAYLRTLSGSPKPLP; via the coding sequence ATGAGTCTGGAGTCCAACAAAATCGCCGCCGCGGTCCTGATGGCCGGCGTGATCGCCATGACCTCCGGTTTCATCGCCGGAATCCTCGTCCATCCGCATGCGCTGAAGGAGAGCGTCTACAAGGTCGAGGGCGTCGAGTCCGCCGCCGCTGCCGCGCCTGCCGCCCCGGCCGTCCTGGCGCCGGTCGCGCCCCTGCTGGCCAGCGCCGACGTCGCGGCCGGCGAGGCGCAGTCGAAGAAGTGCGTCGCGTGTCACACCTTCAACCAGGGTGGGCCCAATCGCGTGGGGCCGAACCTCTGGGACATCGTCGGCGCCAAGCACGCCCATGCCCAGGGTTTCGCCTATTCCGACGCGATCAAGAGCAAGCCCGGCGACTGGACCTATGAAGACCTGAACGCCTTCCTGGCCAGCCCGCGCGCCTATGCGCCCGGCACCAAGATGGCCTTTGCCGGCCTGCCCAAGGCCGAGGACCGGGCGGCCCTGATCGCCTATCTGCGGACGCTGAGCGGCAGCCCCAAGCCGCTGCCTTGA
- the hisN gene encoding histidinol-phosphatase, whose amino-acid sequence MTAPSFPPEAIALVHRMADASGAVIRPHFRSGVAIVDKADESPVTIADRDAETAIRRLIEDAFPDHGILGEEHGAVRLDAEFVWVLDPIDGTKAFISGVPVFGTLIALLQGGRPVLGVIDQPISRERWVGAIGHGTTLNGQPVRTRACAALGRATLFATSPDMFKGDEIPAFERVRQSVKMTRWGTDCYATAMVASGHGDLIVESSLQTYDFCALVPVIEGAGGIVTDWEGQPLGLHSGHRMALAGDARTHAAALERIAG is encoded by the coding sequence ATGACCGCCCCTTCCTTTCCGCCAGAGGCGATCGCCCTGGTGCATCGCATGGCCGATGCATCGGGCGCGGTCATCCGCCCGCACTTCCGCTCAGGCGTGGCGATCGTCGACAAGGCCGACGAGAGCCCCGTCACCATTGCCGACCGCGACGCCGAGACGGCGATCCGGCGCCTGATCGAGGACGCCTTTCCCGATCACGGCATTCTCGGCGAGGAGCATGGCGCTGTCCGACTCGATGCCGAGTTCGTCTGGGTGCTGGATCCGATCGACGGCACCAAGGCCTTCATCTCGGGCGTGCCCGTGTTCGGCACCCTGATCGCCCTGTTGCAGGGCGGCCGCCCGGTCCTGGGCGTGATCGACCAGCCCATCTCGCGCGAGCGCTGGGTCGGCGCCATCGGGCACGGCACCACCCTGAACGGCCAGCCGGTGCGCACGCGCGCCTGCGCGGCGCTGGGCCGGGCCACGCTGTTCGCCACCTCGCCCGACATGTTCAAGGGCGACGAGATCCCGGCGTTCGAGCGTGTCCGCCAGTCGGTCAAGATGACCCGGTGGGGCACCGACTGCTATGCGACCGCCATGGTGGCATCCGGCCATGGCGACCTGATCGTCGAGTCGTCGCTGCAGACCTATGATTTCTGCGCCCTGGTGCCGGTGATCGAGGGTGCCGGCGGCATCGTCACCGACTGGGAAGGGCAGCCGCTGGGGTTGCATTCCGGCCATCGCATGGCGCTGGCCGGCGACGCCCGCACCCATGCCGCGGCCCTGGAGCGGATTGCCGGCTGA
- a CDS encoding extracellular solute-binding protein, with the protein MTMFARILAAPLVVAAPLLVAAIAAGPAQADEKPRHGMSMYGELKYPPDFKHFEYANPAAPKGGTVRLAAIGTYDTLNPFTLKGVPAAGAGLLFQTLTANSGDEAFSEYGIVAESFIVPEDRSWVAFNLRPEAKFNDGTPITPDDLIFTLETLKTKGAPFYRTYYADVAKGEVTGPRQVRFTFRAADNPELPLIVGQMPILPRAYWANREFDRTTLEAPLGSGPYVVESVDAGRSITYKRIENHWSDQVPALKGQYNFARIRYDYYRDSTVALEAFKGGEYDFRQENVAKDWATGYDAPAVTEGLIKREEIANEQPTGMQGFVFNIRRPIFADRRVRDAIAHAFDFEWTNKTLFYGAYARTRSYFSNSELASSGLPGPAELAILEPFRGQVPDEVFTKEYVPPSTDGSGNLRDNLRVAFDQLKAAGWVIKDRRLVHEKTGEAMSFEILLSQPTWERIALPFAKNLERLGIQARVRTVDSAQYQKRMETFDYDVTVEVFGQSLSPGNEQRDMWSSAAAKVEGSRNTIGVADPVVDKLIELVINAPDRQALVDRTRALDRVLLWGHYAIPNWHSRTWRIAYWDRFARPPVTAKYSLGFLATWWIDPAKESALRARRPNRSN; encoded by the coding sequence ATGACCATGTTTGCCCGCATCCTGGCCGCCCCCCTCGTTGTCGCGGCCCCTTTGCTCGTCGCGGCGATCGCCGCCGGCCCGGCCCAGGCCGACGAGAAGCCACGGCACGGCATGTCGATGTATGGCGAGCTGAAGTACCCGCCGGACTTCAAGCATTTCGAATATGCCAACCCCGCCGCGCCCAAGGGTGGCACGGTGCGCCTGGCGGCGATCGGCACGTACGACACGCTGAACCCATTCACCCTGAAGGGCGTGCCGGCGGCTGGTGCCGGCCTGCTGTTCCAGACGCTGACGGCCAATTCGGGCGACGAGGCCTTCTCGGAGTACGGCATCGTCGCCGAGAGCTTCATCGTGCCCGAGGACCGGAGCTGGGTCGCCTTCAACCTGCGGCCGGAGGCCAAGTTCAACGACGGCACCCCGATCACGCCGGACGACCTGATCTTCACGCTCGAGACGCTGAAGACCAAGGGCGCGCCCTTCTATCGCACCTACTATGCCGACGTGGCGAAGGGCGAGGTGACCGGCCCGCGGCAGGTGCGCTTCACCTTCCGCGCCGCCGACAACCCGGAACTGCCGCTCATCGTCGGCCAGATGCCGATCCTGCCGCGCGCCTACTGGGCCAATCGCGAGTTCGATCGCACCACGCTGGAGGCGCCGCTCGGCAGCGGCCCCTATGTCGTCGAGTCGGTCGATGCCGGCCGGTCCATCACCTACAAGCGCATCGAGAATCACTGGTCCGACCAGGTGCCGGCGCTGAAGGGCCAGTATAATTTCGCCCGCATCCGCTACGACTATTATCGCGACAGCACCGTGGCGCTGGAGGCGTTCAAGGGCGGCGAGTACGACTTCCGCCAGGAGAACGTGGCCAAGGACTGGGCGACCGGCTACGACGCGCCGGCCGTCACCGAGGGGCTGATCAAGCGCGAGGAGATCGCCAACGAGCAGCCGACCGGCATGCAGGGCTTCGTCTTCAACATCCGCCGGCCGATCTTCGCCGACCGCCGGGTGCGCGACGCCATAGCGCACGCCTTCGACTTCGAGTGGACCAACAAGACGCTCTTCTACGGCGCCTATGCGCGCACCCGCTCGTACTTCTCGAACTCCGAGCTGGCATCCTCGGGCCTGCCCGGCCCGGCGGAGCTGGCGATCCTGGAGCCTTTCCGCGGCCAGGTCCCCGACGAGGTCTTCACCAAGGAGTACGTGCCGCCGTCGACCGACGGCAGCGGCAACCTGCGCGACAACCTGCGCGTCGCCTTCGACCAGTTGAAGGCGGCCGGCTGGGTGATCAAGGACCGCCGCTTGGTGCACGAGAAGACCGGCGAGGCGATGAGCTTCGAGATCCTGCTGTCGCAGCCCACCTGGGAGCGGATCGCGCTGCCGTTCGCCAAGAACCTGGAGCGCCTGGGCATCCAGGCGCGGGTGCGCACGGTCGACAGCGCCCAGTACCAGAAGCGCATGGAGACCTTCGACTACGACGTCACCGTGGAGGTGTTCGGCCAGTCGCTGTCGCCCGGCAACGAGCAGCGCGACATGTGGTCGTCGGCCGCCGCCAAGGTCGAGGGCAGCCGCAACACCATCGGCGTCGCCGACCCGGTGGTCGACAAGCTGATCGAGCTGGTCATCAACGCGCCCGACCGCCAGGCGCTGGTCGACCGCACCCGGGCGCTGGACCGGGTGCTGCTGTGGGGCCACTACGCCATTCCCAACTGGCACAGCCGCACCTGGCGCATCGCCTACTGGGATCGCTTCGCCCGACCGCCCGTCACGGCCAAGTACAGCCTGGGTTTCCTGGCCACCTGGTGGATCGACCCGGCCAAGGAATCCGCATTGCGCGCCCGTCGCCCCAACCGGTCGAACTGA
- a CDS encoding GNAT family N-acetyltransferase codes for MAKQRNDGRTAGPAPLPDGYHVFPRGKILNVVTWLEMRAPPAVPLAAPIDLVRVERPDPVWYRALFRRVGTPWLWAMDLDLDDAALAARIGDPALRVFVARDQGAEVGLVVLDDSAPRSVEILDFGLVPEATGRRLGKAMMAATLEQAFAGRPDRVWLHTCTHDHPAAVPFYMACGFTPYATGVEVLDDPRLDGTLPRDAAPHVAVLERDRA; via the coding sequence GTGGCCAAGCAGCGCAACGACGGGCGCACGGCCGGGCCGGCCCCGCTGCCCGACGGCTATCACGTCTTTCCGCGAGGAAAGATCCTGAACGTCGTCACCTGGCTGGAGATGCGCGCCCCGCCCGCCGTGCCGCTGGCCGCGCCGATCGACCTCGTGCGGGTGGAGCGCCCCGATCCCGTCTGGTACCGGGCGCTGTTCCGCCGGGTCGGCACGCCCTGGCTGTGGGCCATGGACCTCGACCTGGACGATGCCGCCCTGGCCGCCCGCATCGGCGACCCGGCGCTTCGGGTCTTCGTCGCCCGCGACCAGGGAGCGGAAGTCGGTCTGGTGGTGCTGGACGACAGCGCCCCCCGGTCGGTCGAAATCCTGGATTTCGGCCTGGTGCCGGAGGCGACCGGTCGCCGCCTGGGCAAGGCGATGATGGCGGCCACGCTGGAGCAGGCCTTCGCCGGCCGGCCGGACCGGGTATGGCTGCACACCTGCACCCACGACCATCCGGCGGCCGTGCCGTTCTACATGGCGTGCGGCTTCACGCCCTACGCGACCGGCGTCGAGGTGCTGGACGACCCGCGCCTCGACGGCACCCTGCCGCGGGATGCGGCCCCGCACGTCGCGGTGCTGGAGCGGGACCGCGCCTGA
- a CDS encoding UDP-glucuronic acid decarboxylase family protein — MTKRILVTGGAGFLGSHLVERLLAEGHDVLCADNYFTGRRANLAHLLDNKRLEALRHDITFPLYVEVDEIYNLACPASPIHYQFDPVQTTKTSVLGSINMLGLAKRLKAKILLSSTSEVYGDPLVHPQTEDYRGNVNTIGPRACYDEGKRCAETLFFDYHRQHNLRIRVARIFNTYGPRMHPNDGRVVSNFIVQALKNAPISVYGDGMQTRAFCYVDDMIDGLWRLMNAPDGVTGPINIGNPVEIPVIELARRVIAMTGSRSTIQHQPLPVDDPLQRCPVIDRARELLGWNPEVSLEIGLGRTIAYFDAEMRRGAIA; from the coding sequence ATGACCAAGCGTATCCTGGTGACCGGCGGGGCGGGCTTCCTCGGCTCCCATCTCGTGGAGCGGCTGCTCGCCGAAGGTCATGACGTGCTGTGCGCCGACAACTATTTCACCGGCCGCCGCGCCAACCTGGCCCACCTGCTCGACAACAAGCGGCTGGAGGCGCTGCGCCACGACATCACCTTCCCGCTCTATGTCGAGGTCGACGAGATCTACAACCTCGCCTGCCCGGCTTCGCCCATCCACTACCAGTTCGACCCGGTGCAGACGACCAAGACCAGCGTGCTGGGCTCGATCAACATGCTGGGGCTGGCCAAGCGGCTGAAGGCCAAGATCCTGCTGTCCTCAACCTCGGAAGTGTATGGCGACCCGCTGGTCCATCCCCAGACCGAGGACTATCGCGGCAACGTCAACACCATCGGCCCGCGCGCCTGCTACGACGAGGGCAAGCGCTGCGCCGAGACGCTGTTCTTCGACTATCACCGCCAGCACAACCTGCGCATCCGCGTCGCCCGCATCTTCAACACCTACGGGCCGCGCATGCACCCCAATGACGGCCGGGTGGTGTCGAACTTCATCGTCCAGGCGCTGAAGAACGCGCCCATCAGCGTCTATGGCGACGGCATGCAGACGCGGGCCTTCTGCTACGTCGACGACATGATCGACGGGTTGTGGCGGCTGATGAACGCGCCGGACGGGGTAACCGGTCCGATCAACATCGGCAATCCGGTGGAAATTCCGGTCATCGAACTGGCGCGCCGCGTCATTGCCATGACCGGGTCGCGCTCCACCATCCAGCACCAGCCGCTGCCGGTCGACGACCCGCTGCAGCGTTGCCCGGTCATCGACCGCGCGCGCGAACTGCTGGGCTGGAACCCGGAGGTCTCGCTGGAGATCGGCCTGGGCCGGACGATCGCCTATTTCGATGCCGAGATGCGGCGCGGCGCCATCGCGTGA
- a CDS encoding metallophosphoesterase, which translates to MTSAPRVPEGTIVYAVGDVHGRDDLLAELHGRIVADAAESAAVRRVLLHLGDYVDRGPASRQVVGRLAAGPPAGFEGVALKGNHEAFLLAFLRRAEAAEGWLANGGDATLYSYGVTPPDRGDEEDADRARVELAAAMPADHRAFLTGLRLLHQEGDYLFVHAGIRPWAPIDRQVESDLLWIREPFLDWAAPFGPIIVHGHTISRSPDIRPNRIGIDTGAYATGVLTCLVLEGSERRFLQTGRGRT; encoded by the coding sequence GTGACGAGCGCCCCGCGCGTTCCCGAAGGCACGATCGTCTACGCCGTGGGCGACGTCCACGGGCGAGACGACCTGCTGGCGGAGCTCCACGGCCGCATCGTCGCGGATGCGGCGGAATCGGCTGCCGTCCGCCGCGTGCTGCTCCATCTGGGCGACTATGTCGACCGCGGGCCGGCATCGCGCCAGGTGGTCGGGCGCTTGGCGGCGGGGCCGCCGGCGGGGTTCGAGGGGGTCGCGCTGAAGGGCAACCACGAGGCCTTCTTGCTGGCCTTCCTGCGCCGCGCGGAAGCCGCCGAGGGCTGGCTCGCCAATGGCGGCGATGCGACGCTCTACAGCTATGGCGTCACCCCGCCCGACCGCGGCGACGAGGAGGACGCCGATCGCGCCCGGGTCGAACTGGCCGCGGCGATGCCGGCCGACCACCGGGCGTTCCTGACGGGACTGCGCCTGCTGCACCAGGAGGGCGACTACCTCTTCGTCCATGCGGGCATCCGGCCGTGGGCGCCGATCGACCGGCAAGTGGAATCCGACCTGCTGTGGATCCGCGAGCCGTTCCTCGACTGGGCGGCGCCGTTCGGCCCGATCATCGTGCATGGCCACACCATCAGCCGCTCGCCCGACATCCGCCCCAACCGCATCGGCATCGACACCGGCGCCTATGCCACCGGCGTGCTGACCTGCCTCGTGCTCGAAGGCAGCGAGCGGCGATTCCTGCAGACCGGACGCGGCCGGACCTGA
- a CDS encoding ActR/PrrA/RegA family redox response regulator transcription factor, with protein MTEPIDAPTGPTLLVVDDDAPLRTRLATAMERRGYQVTTAESVAAGIAAARSIRPLYAVCDLKLGDGNGLEVVQAVRAARPDARVVVLTGYGNIATAVAAVKAGAVDYLAKPTDADAIESALKAQGDKLPQPPEQPMSADRVRWEHIQRVFEQCDRNVSETARRLRMHRRTLQRILNKHAPRD; from the coding sequence ATGACCGAACCCATCGACGCTCCCACGGGACCCACCCTGCTCGTCGTCGACGACGACGCCCCCCTGCGCACGCGCCTGGCCACGGCCATGGAGCGGCGCGGCTATCAGGTGACCACCGCCGAGAGCGTGGCCGCCGGCATCGCGGCCGCGCGCTCGATCCGGCCGCTCTATGCCGTATGCGACCTGAAGCTCGGCGACGGCAACGGGCTGGAGGTGGTGCAGGCGGTCCGCGCCGCCCGCCCGGACGCCCGCGTCGTCGTGCTGACCGGCTATGGCAACATCGCCACCGCGGTCGCCGCGGTGAAGGCGGGCGCCGTCGACTATCTGGCCAAGCCGACCGATGCGGACGCCATCGAGTCCGCCCTGAAAGCACAGGGCGACAAGCTCCCGCAACCGCCCGAGCAGCCGATGTCGGCCGACCGCGTGCGCTGGGAGCATATCCAGCGGGTGTTCGAGCAGTGCGACCGCAACGTGTCGGAGACGGCGCGCCGCCTGCGCATGCATCGGCGCACGCTCCAGCGCATCCTGAACAAGCACGCGCCGCGCGACTGA